The DNA region GCGAGAGCTGCTTCTCCTGCAGACACCTCACGGCCAGACGGACACCTGGCCCAGGTGAGTGGGGACAGGGGATGTTTacgtgcggggtgggggggagtgagaaGGGATGGCAAGTAATCTGAGAagcagtttgtgcttcctgctttTAGATAATTTGTCTATAAAACGCAAACAcggcctcctcccctctccagagttctgtccccctagggacagacagacacaggctgggagtgtggatccacctgccaacacccatgtccagcggagaagcagtgacagaagccacaactcccaccttctgctccccataaagaatttgggtccagggagtcgggcggtagcgcagcaggttaagtgcaggtggcgcaaggatcagcgtaaggatcctggtttgagcccccggctccccacctgtaggggagttgcttcccaggcggtgaagcaggtctgcaggtgtctgtctttctctccccctctctgtcttcccctcctctctccatgtctctctgtcctatccaacaacaatgacagcaataacaacacaacaataacaacaacaacaataataataacaacaataaccacaacaacgataaaacaagggcaacaaaagggggtaaactagtttccaggagtagtggatttgtggtgcaggcactgagccccagcaataaccctagaggcaaaaaaaatgggtccagactcccagagggggagaaatgtcaggggaagatgcccagagggctctgaaccccaactccatcaggacccggagagagaagagggaaaaaggaaagacactcggAAGTAGtcacaggtgtgggtgtgacttacacaggaagagaaggcagcaccatagaaaaaaagagagaggagggagtcgggcggtagcacagcgggttaagcgcacaggtggcgcaaagcacaagaaccagcgtaaggatcccggttcgagcccccagctccccacctgcaggggagtcacttcccaggcaggtgtctgtctttctctccccctctctgtcttcccctcctcactccatttctctctgtgctatcaaacagcaataacaataataacaataacaagggcaacaaaaatggggggaaaaaacgcctccaggagtagtggattcatagtgcaggcaccgagccccagcaataaccctggaggggaaaaaaaaaaaaagatgagaagagaaaacacacagcagaacttggactggagtgggtgtcttgcaccaaagtcaagggctctggggtgggggagggctcaggtcctgtaacaggtggcagaggaggacctggtggggggtgtattgttctgtggaaaactgagaaatgtcacacatgttcaaactattgtattttactgttgactgcaaaccattaatcccccaataaagaaatttttttaaaaaaagaaagaaaaaagggtctGCATGTTTAAAATAGGTAGGTcattgcagctatcaagaacaataaacccacctcctctgacccatcttggatggagttggaaggaattatgttacgtgagctaagtcagaaagaccaaGACgtgtatgggatggtcccactcatcaacaggagttgagaaagaagagcacagggaaactcaaagcagaatctgactgagtctgGAGAAGGGCACCAGAGTCAaagtctctgggtggagggtgagggtggatgtttaccttcactgggggaggaggggtgggtgggtggtgggaatggtgttgatgtccactcctattaacttagagtctcataaatcactaattaatatgagaggagaaaaaatggattgaatgtctcaaacttttggatgcatagaccataggatCTGAGTatttgttccttcagtctaagcacttaagacttcaaattggtaagcaAATTGAATTgcaacagtgggctcaaattgttaatacatttctttcttttttattgttgtagttattattgttgttgttatcgatgttgttattggataggacagagagaaatggagagagaaggggaagacagagagggggagagaaagacagacacctgcagacctgcttcaccgcctgggaagcgactcccctgcaggtggggagctggggactcgaaccaggatccttacgccagttcttgcgctttgcgccgcgtgcgcttaacccactgcactaccgcccgactccctccaaatgttttaataaataggaactcaaagataggaataaagcagaagaaattaaggcagccagatctcccactttcCAGAGCCCCTCtcccaaagaattttggtccataactcCCTGAGGGGCAGAAATCTTAGGCATGGGTGGCTGATATCCTGGTTTTTGTAAGTTGGTTTTCTTTTCTACACAATCACATTCTTTCGTTGTTTGACTCTATCCCATCTGaattctttcatcctttctcttaGGTAGATGATCATGCCTCTTCTACTCTCatctttttatgttttctttcttttctgccgTTACAGAGCTTTCCACGACTTGCCAATTCCATGTCAAAAAACAGCAGAAACAGTGAGTGtccttgtgttgttcctgatcttACAGAAAATGCGGCTAAAAGTCCTCTTTTGGGGAGATATGCACTggtttgtggtgtgtgtgctttacGGAACTCAGAAAGTTCTCTTTTATTTCACATTGTAAAGAAACGTCAAATGTTATGATCTAGAGTTGAATATTTGAAAGTGTAGTCTTGTCATGTGAAATAACATGGGATTTTTCCCTTTAGTGAGTCTCTATGATAATATTTATACTGCTGAATGGGTAGAGGGTTTTATAAAATGTCCTAACAGAAGGACTTGTAAAAATCCTCCCCACACTTTGATAAACTCTGATtataataaatgtaaatggcttaaaTAGTCAaccaaaaaaatatctttatcttCAGACTCCCCAGTCCTTAGAGCCCCGATATTCCAATGTACTTTTTAAAGACTTGTATTACCTCTTAATTGGATTGttgctcattattaaataactaataaaataaataaataaataaataaaaataaaataggccagaaagaaacggagatagaagggaaacagagagagggagagagacacctgctgccctgcttgaccatttgtgaagcttcctccctgcagatgggctagaatgcttcccccctgaagatgggctagaatagaattatttttttttaatatttatatttatcagggggccaggcagtcgagcgctgagttaagtgcacatagtacaaagcacaaggatcctggtttgagctcccggctccccacctgcaaggaggtcacttcacaaatggtgaagcaggtctgcaggtctctatatcccccttcccctctctatctccccctcttctttccatttctctctgtcctatccacacacaaaaagatattatttgtctattcatttattgggtagagacagagacacattgagaaggaatgggggagagagagagagagccctgcagccctgcttcaccattcatgaagcttcctccctgcaggtggggactgggtgtttgaaccaaatacatttttttctttttttttaaatttattcccttttgttgcccttgttgtttttattgttgtagttattattattgatgtcatcattgttggataggacagagagaaatggagagaggagggaaagacagagaaggggagagaaagacagacacctgcagacctgcttcaccgcctgggaagcgactcccctgcaggtggggagccaggggctcgaacccagatccttatgcgggtccttgcgctttgtgccacatgcgcttaacccgctgtgctactggttcAGACTTCCCCTGaaccaaatacattttttaaaacagacaCACAAGAGAACACACCTTTCATCTTCTCTAGTtatctttcttcttaattttttatttactaattttttaacaGTGAGactgaaatagagaaaaattgctAGTCGTctatgctctgctctggtttatgaagtTGCCAGGGGCTGAAAAATCTGTGACCTTAAGGGCCTCATCATGGCAATCATGCATTCTGGATCATTGAACCATCTTCCTTAACTTATGATTCTGTTGACTCATTTCAGACATAAAAGATTTTCTGCAGCATCATGACAGTTGGTAAAGATCCAATAAGCAGAGGGGGCCAGATgttggtgcacatagtactaaatgctaggacccatgcaaagatcggggttcgagcccctggctccccaaacctgcaggggaaaatcttcacatgcagtgaagcaggtctgcaggtatctctctgtctctctccctctctatctccccatctctctcaatttctctctgtcatatccaataaaacggggaaaagtggccaccaggaacaatggattcatagcactgagccccagagataaccctggaaggagatagatagatagatagatagatagatagatagatagatagggagagatccAGTAAATATTCAAACTGTGCCTTAAGGATTTAATATCCTGGTACCATCTTGTTTTTCTCGAGGTACACAAACAATAaggaatctttctctctctcaatgatCTTGATAACAGAAGAGAAGTAACACCTGTCAGGGCTTGAAGCTCTTCAACGGATGTCAGTTTCTGTAACggccttaattttttctttttgtcctcctGTCTTCTTCCATTGCCTCATCAAACCAGATGCAGCCTCCTCCTTCCCCGGTCAGAACTACAGTGCCCCGTCAGAGCTACTTCTCATCGGCTTCTCCTCCTTCCCGCCCCGCCTCCTCCCGGCCTTCTTTCTGGTCTACCTGCTCATGTACCTGTTCACCCTGCTGGGCAACCTGCTGATCACGGCCACCGTGTGGAGCGAGCGCGGTCTTCACAAGCCCATGTACCTCTTCCTGTGCGCCCTGTCCGTCTCCGAGGTGCTGTTCACCATGGTCATCACGCCCCGCATGCTGGCCGACCTGCTGGCCGCCCACCACACCATCTCTTTCAGGGCCTGCGCCGCCCAGATGTTCTTCTACTTCACCTTCGGCTACACGCACTCCTTCCTGCTCACGGCCATGGGCTACGACCGCTACGTGGCCATCtgccacccgctgcgctaccctgtGCTCATGGGCGCCCGGGGCTGCGCCCGCCTGGTGGCCTGGTCCTGGGCGGGGGGCTCTGTGGTGGGCACCACGATGATACTGATCATCTTCCGTCTCCGTTTCTGTGGCTCCCGCGTGATCCACCACTTCGTCTGCCACGTGCTGTCCCTGTTGAAGCTCACCTGTGGGCAGGAGACCTTCCCCGCCACGGTGGCCGTCATCCTGGTGTGTGTGTCAGTCCTGCTGGGCTGTCTGCTCTCCGTCGCCCTCTCCTACGCCTTCATTGTGGCCGCCATCCTCAAGATCCCGTCCACCGAGGGGAGACACAAGACCTTCTCCACCTGCGTCTCTCACCTGACCGTGGTCATCGTGCACTACGGCTTCGCCTCCGTCATCTACCTCAAGTCCACGGCTCCCCGCTCTGTGTACACAGACACCCTGCTGTCCACCACCTACACCGCCCTCACCCCCTTCCTCAGCCCCATCATCTTCAGCCTCCGGAACAAGGAGCTCAAGGCAGCCATCCAGAAATGTATCCACAGGAAAGTCCGTCTCTTGGGTTCTTGACTGCTTCTTGGGTGGTGAGGAGGGGGAGACCCCTTAGAAGGCTGGAGCGTCTGTCTGTCCCCACGATGACTGTTGTGAGCACCAAGGACGGCCATCTCCACACTCCCACAGACGTTTTCTGCGTAGCGTATCACTCTTACTGccttccttggtttttttttcttttaccttttttttttttttacaattctactgttatttattatgagagataaCAGAACACTACTCTGTTGCCTTATCCTAGGAATCAGTTAAGACTTCTTCTATTTTTCTGGAGGACAGGTGGTGACggacctgactgagcacacatactacactgctcaaggacccaggtccccaactgcaggggggaagcttcacgaggggtgaagcaggtctgcaggtgtctctctgtatctctccccctctatctatccctcccctctcaatttctctctgcctctattcaataataaatgaataaatatatatatatatatatatatatatatatatatataagatttttatcttctgtttatttaaatatatgtgtgttctgggcctttctctttttttttctcctccagaaaTCCCTATGAGTGTTATCATCTCATAAAACTCCTATgctgtttatatttatttctcttaaaaaaaacacTCCTGTCGTTGTTGATTGCTTTTGCTTTATTCTTGaataaagtcatttttaaaatttgttttaactgtctttatttgtttactggatagagacagccagaaatcaagacggaagagggagatcgagagggagagagacagagagaccctgcagccctgcttcgtcactggtgaagcttcccccctgcaggtggggacttggggcttgaacctgggtccttgcgcactgtaatgtgagagcaaccaggtgcgccaccacctggcctcacttTATTCCTTGGTTAAGATTCAGTCAGATTTTCAGCTTCTAGCATTCTGCTGTTGAGTCtctcaactgtgtgtgtgtgtgtgtgtgtgtgtgtgtgtgtgtgtgtgtgtgtgtgtgtgtgtgtttcttttacctctttcttttcttctttatcggggtgggggggagaattaatggcttacagtccacagtaaaatacaatagtttgtacatgcgtaacatttctcagttttctgcacaatAATTCAAaacccaccaggtcctcctccaccatcagcaccaggacctgaaagcccccctccccaccccagagtccttgactttggtgcacaTTCTGCTTggtcttttcccttctgttcttcttcttccattgctgtccatgagtgagaccatctcctcttcatccttgtctttctggctgatctcacttcacaagtTACTGACTTGCTAGACACCGTCTTCTTCCACAGAATCCTGAAGTCACAGCCTCCTTATAACTTGTGTGAGCTTCCCCGTCTCATGTGACCTGGGGAGTATTCTCTGCTGTACGAGGTGAAAGGATGAAATGAActttctgggggccgggtggcagtgcacctggctgagcacacacagtacaggcacaaggacccaggtttgagcccccggtccccacctgcagggaggaagcttcacgagtggtgaagcagggctgcaggtgtctctctgtctctctccctgtctatctccaccccctctcaatttctctctgtctcgatccaataataaataaaaatacttttaaaaatttattacctttatttacttattggatagagacagccagaaattgagacagagaaacagagagggagagagacaagaggcacctgcagacctgcttcaccacttgtgaagccctccacctgcagatggggtccggaggcttgaacccaggtccttacacagggTTATAGGAACATTCAATTCTGTGTTCACCATCCAGTCCCTTATCTCtcgctctttttatttattatttatttatttatttattctctttttttgcccttgttttattgttgtggttattattgttgttgttgttggataggacagagagacatggagagaggaggggaagacagagatggggagagaaagatagacacctgcagacctgcttcaccgcctggaaagcgactcccctgcaggtggggagccggggctcgaaccgggatccttacactgctccttgcattttgtgccacatgcacttaacccactgcgttaccgcccgactctctctcttttaagaaagaaagctgagaggctgagacagagagacacctgcagccctgcttcaccactcgcaaagctttccccctgcaggtggggacaggggctcgaacccgagtccttgagcgttgtaacatgtgctgcttgaccaggtgtgctcccacccagccccctttccaAGGCCCTTTttttctggaccaaaattctggtGTCTGTGTAGTCTTCTGGGTTTACCTGCTTGAATTACCTGCAGACCCGGCAGGCACGGAGCTGCAGGGGGACAATTAGCGGAAGCCTTGAGGACACACAGGGGACAGACACCAAAGCAATGAGTCTGGAGAGTAAATTGGCCTGTGCCGGGTCCTTCAGGGATCTTCTTATGAGACAAGACCAGCCTGCACATCTCATGGCAACCAGGACAGATGCCTTCACAGCCAGGGGAACACCTGCTCCAGGTGAGTGGGGACTGAGGGAGGAGGCAggagcaggcagacagacagccagAAGGGTCTCTGCTGTCTCCAGCTAAGGTTTCTGTGTGACTCCAGTCACCCTGCACTTAGGGTTCAGGTACTCTGGGGTCCATGTACCACAAAATGAAGACAAGGGTAGTGAATCCCTGTGAgtgaatccctctctctctctttaaaatgatctttatttattgattggatagagacagccagaaaccaagaggggaggggaagacagagaggaagagagacagagagatacctgcagccctgctccaccgctctggaagcttctcccctgcaggtgggggccgggggctcaaactttttatcttttaaaatattttattgatttatttattattgaatagaaacagagagaaatcgagagggaaaggagagatagatagggagagagatagagagacccctgtagtcctgctccaccattcatgaagcttcccccctgcaggtggggaccaggggggttgaactttataacttttaaaatattttatttatttatttattattggatatgacagagagaaattgagagggaagggggagagagagagggagagaaacagagagacacctgaagccctgcttcaccactctgaagttcctccctgcaggtggggactgggggcttgaaacatatcttttaaaatattttatctacctATTTACttatggatagaggcagccagaaataaagaggtaaaggagaaatagaaagggagagagacagagagacccctgcagcccttttCAACagcacgtgaagctttccccccaaggtgggggccagggcctcgaacccgggtccttgtgcctgggaacaggtgcactctactgggtgggtcaccacccagcccctcccccctttaaaaatttttaaaattatttgtagttttaaagagagggggccaggccgtggtccacttggttaagcacacacattacaatgcacaaggacctgggttcgagccccccagtccccacctgcggggagaaacttcgtgaatggtggagcagggctgcaggtgtctgtctctctccttctctatctccctctcccctcttgatttctctctgccctgtcaaacaaactagaaaaggaaaaaatagcccctggtaacagtgaattcatagtgcctgcagcaaatcccagtgataaccccagaggtgATTAAAACCAAACTCTCctcaaaatagtaaaataaaataaaaatcttacacATCACCCAAATGCTACATTCACGTTGGAatgcatctcctcctcctcttctcgttactcctctctctttttattttattagtgatttaatatttattcacaagATTCCATGTCCAcgggggtctaattccacaccaccGTGTCCAGCACCAGAGTGCCGAatgcccagtccctccactgcaaacctCCGCGgtcctcccaaggttgcagacatgggctaacTTTTACCTCtgtaactgtctgtctacatttgtacacagctttccccttcccttccaggttccgtcttctctttccctcctagcCTCTCAAGACAATGTTACTACATTGAAatatctcttccttcttcctcctctctctgagggtcctgatggagttggggctcatagccctctgggcatctcccactgacatttcttcccctctgggagtctggacccaaatcctttatagggagcagaaggtgggagttctggcttctgtcatggcttctccgctggacgtgggtgttggcaggtggacccacacccccagcctgtgtctgtctgtccctagtggtgcaggcctctggggagaggggaggctccaggacacatggatgagggcatctgcccagggaggtcaggttggcatcatggcagcatctgcaacttggtgtctgaaaaacatcAAGAtctaaaacaggacaaattgtttaataatcaggaacctaaaggtctgaatagagcagatgagaccttcggtcttcaggtgggaagaagctctctctcccttttctataAGTGAAGAAACAACTGAATAGAATCTATCCTTTGAGGCCTGCACCCTACCTACTCT from Erinaceus europaeus chromosome 23, mEriEur2.1, whole genome shotgun sequence includes:
- the LOC103122651 gene encoding olfactory receptor 10H28-like; this translates as MYLFTLLGNLLITATVWSERGLHKPMYLFLCALSVSEVLFTMVITPRMLADLLAAHHTISFRACAAQMFFYFTFGYTHSFLLTAMGYDRYVAICHPLRYPVLMGARGCARLVAWSWAGGSVVGTTMILIIFRLRFCGSRVIHHFVCHVLSLLKLTCGQETFPATVAVILVCVSVLLGCLLSVALSYAFIVAAILKIPSTEGRHKTFSTCVSHLTVVIVHYGFASVIYLKSTAPRSVYTDTLLSTTYTALTPFLSPIIFSLRNKELKAAIQKCIHRKVRLLGS